In the genome of Leucobacter luti, one region contains:
- a CDS encoding PadR family transcriptional regulator — protein MATHMTEMLKGTLEGIVLAILTDRPAYGYEITTRLRDEGFESIVEGTVYALLIRIEQKGYVDVEKVPSEKGPPRKVYSLNVSGREQLADFWQTWDFISARIEHLRPVPTG, from the coding sequence GTGGCAACGCACATGACCGAGATGCTGAAAGGCACACTCGAGGGCATCGTGCTCGCGATCCTGACCGACCGCCCAGCTTACGGATATGAGATCACGACGAGGCTGCGAGACGAGGGTTTCGAAAGCATCGTGGAGGGCACTGTGTATGCGCTGCTCATCCGGATCGAGCAAAAGGGCTACGTCGACGTCGAGAAGGTGCCGTCCGAGAAGGGGCCTCCGCGCAAGGTGTATTCCCTCAATGTGAGCGGACGCGAGCAGCTGGCCGATTTCTGGCAGACCTGGGATTTCATCTCAGCACGTATCGAACACCTCCGCCCCGTGCCGACCGGATAA